The Bradyrhizobium sp. WBAH42 genome includes a window with the following:
- a CDS encoding phosphotransferase family protein, protein MADGVRKDEEFSGTKPVEERHRFDELRLEAWMREHVEGYEGPLVVLQFKGGQSNPTYRLNTPNRSYVMRRKPFGKLLPSAHAVDREYRVIAALGKQGFPVARAYALCQDDGVIGAAFYIMSMEEGRVFWDPTLPSQDNDARRKIFTSKIETLAKLHMFDPVAIGLGDFGKPGNYFARQIDRWTKQYRASETQHIPEFEKVAEWLPRTVPEQARVSIVHGDYRLDNMIFHATEPRVQAVLDWELSTLGDPMADFTYLLMQWIMPGLEGADLKALNIPSLEEAAQIYCDVTKMTVPDLNWYFAYNLFRLAGITQGIAGRVRDGTAANAKALESAKRTVPLSKASWEYAQKAGAV, encoded by the coding sequence GTGGCTGACGGCGTCAGGAAAGACGAAGAGTTCTCGGGCACCAAGCCGGTGGAGGAGCGGCATCGTTTCGACGAGCTGCGCCTCGAGGCGTGGATGCGCGAGCACGTCGAAGGTTATGAAGGCCCGCTGGTCGTGCTCCAGTTCAAGGGCGGCCAGTCCAACCCGACCTATCGCCTTAACACGCCGAACCGCTCCTACGTGATGCGCCGCAAGCCGTTCGGCAAGCTGCTGCCCTCGGCGCATGCGGTCGACCGCGAATATCGCGTCATCGCGGCCCTTGGAAAGCAGGGCTTTCCGGTCGCGCGCGCCTATGCGCTGTGCCAGGACGACGGCGTCATCGGCGCGGCCTTCTACATCATGTCGATGGAGGAGGGGCGCGTGTTCTGGGATCCGACGTTGCCGAGCCAGGACAACGATGCGCGCCGAAAGATCTTCACCAGCAAGATCGAGACGCTGGCGAAGCTCCACATGTTCGACCCCGTCGCCATCGGCCTTGGCGACTTCGGCAAGCCCGGCAACTATTTTGCGCGGCAGATCGACCGCTGGACCAAGCAGTACCGGGCGTCCGAGACCCAGCACATTCCCGAGTTCGAGAAGGTCGCCGAATGGCTGCCCAGGACCGTGCCGGAGCAGGCGCGCGTCTCGATCGTCCATGGCGATTACCGCCTCGACAACATGATTTTCCACGCGACGGAACCGCGCGTGCAGGCCGTGCTGGACTGGGAGCTGTCGACGCTCGGCGATCCCATGGCCGACTTCACCTATCTCTTGATGCAATGGATCATGCCGGGCCTCGAGGGTGCCGACCTCAAGGCGCTCAACATCCCGAGCCTGGAAGAGGCCGCGCAGATCTATTGCGACGTCACAAAGATGACGGTGCCTGATCTCAACTGGTATTTCGCCTACAATTTGTTCCGTCTTGCCGGCATCACCCAGGGCATCGCCGGCCGCGTCCGCGACGGCACCGCCGCCAACGCCAAGGCGCTGGAGTCAGCCAAGCGCACCGTGCCGCTGTCAAAGGCCTCATGGGAATACGCGCAGAAGGCGGGCGCGGTGTAG
- a CDS encoding acyl-CoA dehydrogenase family protein, with protein sequence MDFDMSPKQKEWLDRVRSFMAKHVRPAVPIYDQQDKSGDRWKVIPVLEDLKKKAKAEGLWNMFMPPSEHEDDEFRGAGLTNLEYALLSEEMGRITWASEVFNCSAPDTGNMEVFIRYGTKEQKRKWLRPLMDGEIRSAFLMTEPAVASSDATNIETRIERDGDHYVINGRKWWSSGVGDPRCKIAILMGKTDFKAAKHQQQSQILVPLDTPGIKVEKMLPVFGFDDAPHGHAQVLLENVRVPKENILLGEGRGFEIAQGRLGPGRIHHCMRTIGKAEEALEKMVKRLASRTAFGKKIVEHSVWEQRIGEARTNIEMTRLLCLKAADMMDKVGNKTAQAEIAMIKVAAPNMALKIIDEAIQAFGGGGVSDEAGLAKDYAHIRTLRLADGPDEVHNRAIARLELRKYANSPSH encoded by the coding sequence ATGGACTTCGATATGTCGCCCAAGCAGAAGGAATGGCTCGACCGCGTGCGGTCCTTCATGGCCAAGCACGTGCGCCCGGCTGTGCCGATCTACGATCAGCAGGACAAGAGCGGCGACCGCTGGAAGGTGATCCCGGTCCTCGAGGACCTCAAGAAGAAGGCGAAGGCCGAAGGCCTCTGGAACATGTTCATGCCGCCGAGCGAGCATGAGGACGACGAATTCCGCGGCGCGGGACTGACCAATCTCGAATACGCGCTTTTGTCGGAAGAGATGGGCCGCATCACCTGGGCCTCGGAAGTGTTCAATTGTTCCGCGCCCGACACCGGCAACATGGAAGTGTTCATCCGCTACGGCACCAAGGAGCAGAAGCGGAAATGGCTGCGCCCGCTGATGGACGGTGAGATCCGCTCCGCCTTCCTGATGACGGAACCGGCGGTCGCCTCGTCCGACGCCACCAACATCGAGACCCGCATCGAGCGCGACGGCGACCATTACGTCATCAACGGCCGCAAATGGTGGTCGTCCGGCGTCGGCGATCCCCGCTGCAAGATCGCGATCCTGATGGGCAAGACCGACTTCAAGGCGGCCAAGCACCAGCAGCAGTCGCAGATCCTGGTTCCGCTCGACACGCCAGGCATCAAGGTGGAGAAGATGCTGCCCGTGTTCGGCTTCGACGACGCGCCCCACGGCCATGCCCAGGTGCTGCTCGAGAACGTGCGCGTGCCGAAGGAGAACATCCTGCTCGGCGAAGGCCGCGGCTTCGAGATCGCGCAGGGCCGTCTCGGTCCGGGCCGTATCCATCACTGCATGCGCACCATCGGCAAGGCCGAGGAGGCGCTGGAGAAGATGGTGAAGCGGCTCGCATCGCGCACCGCGTTCGGCAAGAAGATCGTCGAGCACTCTGTGTGGGAACAGCGCATCGGCGAAGCCCGGACCAACATCGAGATGACGCGGCTTCTGTGCCTCAAGGCGGCCGACATGATGGACAAGGTCGGCAACAAGACCGCGCAGGCCGAGATCGCCATGATCAAGGTCGCCGCGCCCAACATGGCGTTGAAGATCATCGACGAGGCGATCCAGGCCTTCGGCGGCGGCGGCGTCTCGGATGAAGCGGGCCTTGCCAAGGACTACGCCCACATCCGCACGCTGCGGCTCGCCGACGGCCCGGACGAGGTGCACAACCGCGCCATTGCCAGGCTCGAGCTTCGGAAGTATGCAAACTCTCCAAGTCACTGA
- a CDS encoding TetR/AcrR family transcriptional regulator produces the protein MASDHTRSAILAAAERLYADRGFGDVTLRDIVAEAGVNLAAVNYHFGSKDELIAELFVTRSIATNRERLRELKAAEEQGGGRAPIEVILRALVGPTLRGCLGPENQRSTAARFMIRASIESVPPIRRIKNREIDHLRKFVGAMRRSLPDRSDVDIYWGLNFALAMAHHTIRESERLIKLSEGKCDLDDVEDVVARVVSVATMALTAGRMESKAPARTLVRDAR, from the coding sequence ATGGCCAGCGATCATACGAGGTCTGCCATTCTCGCCGCCGCCGAACGGCTCTATGCCGACCGCGGCTTCGGCGACGTGACGCTGCGCGACATCGTCGCGGAGGCCGGCGTCAACCTCGCCGCGGTGAACTATCATTTCGGCTCCAAGGACGAGCTGATCGCGGAACTGTTCGTCACGCGGTCGATCGCCACCAACCGCGAGCGCCTGCGCGAATTGAAGGCGGCGGAGGAGCAAGGCGGCGGCCGCGCACCGATCGAGGTGATCCTGCGCGCGCTGGTCGGGCCGACCTTGCGCGGCTGCCTGGGGCCGGAGAACCAGCGCTCGACCGCCGCGCGCTTCATGATCCGCGCCTCGATCGAATCCGTGCCGCCGATCCGGCGCATCAAGAACCGCGAGATCGACCATTTGCGCAAATTCGTCGGCGCGATGCGACGGTCCCTGCCCGACCGCAGCGACGTCGACATCTATTGGGGCCTCAACTTCGCGCTCGCGATGGCGCATCACACCATCCGCGAGAGCGAGCGGCTGATCAAGCTGTCGGAAGGCAAATGCGATCTCGACGACGTCGAGGACGTGGTCGCGCGCGTCGTCAGCGTGGCGACGATGGCGCTGACGGCGGGGCGGATGGAGAGCAAGGCGCCGGCGCGTACATTGGTGCGGGATGCGCGTTGA
- a CDS encoding RidA family protein, translated as MKREALRVEPISSFLDRWKAPASPVTRAGNMIFVSGLPPFDPGTGEIAVAPIERQSEIIMEQMKLCLQTAGASLDNVMKCNVYCTSTKHFAAFNAVYARYFPHDPPARIFVCTPKWFGPFDVEIDCIAMM; from the coding sequence ATGAAACGCGAAGCGCTCCGCGTCGAACCGATCTCGTCGTTCCTCGATCGCTGGAAGGCGCCGGCCTCGCCGGTGACGCGCGCCGGCAACATGATCTTCGTCTCCGGCCTGCCACCGTTCGACCCCGGCACCGGCGAGATCGCCGTTGCCCCGATCGAGCGCCAGAGCGAGATCATCATGGAGCAGATGAAGCTGTGCCTCCAGACGGCCGGCGCCTCCCTCGACAACGTCATGAAGTGCAACGTCTACTGCACCTCCACAAAACACTTCGCGGCCTTCAACGCGGTCTATGCGCGTTACTTCCCGCATGACCCGCCGGCGCGAATCTTCGTCTGCACGCCGAAATGGTTTGGCCCCTTCGACGTCGAGATCGACTGCATCGCGATGATGTGA
- a CDS encoding CaiB/BaiF CoA-transferase family protein, whose amino-acid sequence MSALPLSGIKILDLTRVLAGPLSAQMLGDLGAEVIKIERPGTGDDARAFGPPYLADPEGKANNNNSFYLCANRNKKSVTVNIAKPEGQAIVRELAKNADVFMENYKVGDLKRYGLDYETIKAINPGIIYCSVTGFGQTGPYAPRAGYDAILQAMGGLMSVTGHIDGEPGEGPMKVGPSIVDYMTGMNASIGILSALYHRDARGGQGQHIDVCLFDTVIASLSHWLQIYLVNGKTPPRRGTWGNGGMPAGVFRCADGELMLVVGNDGQFQRTCAVLGEPGLASDPRFVKNNDRVVHGKEIMAIFAGLFLKQKVAYWLDKLEEAGVPSGPINNFEQVFSDPHVQSRGMRVKVNHPFEPDLSLVRNALTLSETPIKDYRAPPLLGEHTQEVLGGKLGYDAGKIEALKQQGII is encoded by the coding sequence ATGTCGGCCCTGCCGCTCTCAGGCATCAAGATCCTTGACCTCACCCGCGTGCTGGCCGGGCCGCTGTCGGCCCAGATGCTGGGCGATCTCGGTGCGGAGGTGATCAAGATCGAGCGGCCGGGTACCGGCGACGATGCGCGCGCCTTCGGCCCGCCTTACCTGGCCGACCCCGAGGGCAAGGCCAACAACAACAATTCGTTCTATCTCTGCGCCAACCGCAACAAGAAGTCGGTCACCGTCAACATCGCCAAGCCCGAAGGGCAGGCGATCGTCCGCGAGCTCGCCAAGAACGCCGACGTCTTCATGGAGAACTACAAGGTCGGCGATCTCAAGCGCTACGGCCTCGACTACGAGACCATCAAGGCGATCAATCCCGGCATCATCTATTGCTCGGTGACCGGCTTCGGCCAGACCGGACCCTATGCGCCGCGCGCCGGCTACGACGCCATCCTGCAGGCGATGGGCGGGCTGATGAGCGTCACCGGCCATATCGACGGCGAGCCTGGCGAGGGCCCGATGAAGGTCGGCCCGTCGATCGTCGATTACATGACCGGCATGAACGCCTCGATCGGAATTCTGTCGGCGCTCTACCATCGCGACGCCAGGGGCGGGCAGGGACAGCACATCGACGTCTGCCTGTTCGATACCGTGATCGCATCCTTGTCGCACTGGCTGCAGATCTATCTCGTCAATGGCAAGACGCCGCCGCGCCGCGGCACCTGGGGCAATGGCGGCATGCCGGCCGGCGTGTTCCGCTGCGCCGACGGCGAGCTGATGCTGGTGGTCGGCAATGACGGCCAGTTCCAGCGCACCTGCGCCGTGCTCGGCGAGCCCGGGCTCGCGAGCGATCCGCGCTTCGTCAAGAACAACGACCGCGTCGTGCACGGCAAGGAGATCATGGCGATCTTCGCCGGCCTGTTCCTGAAGCAAAAGGTAGCCTACTGGCTGGACAAGCTGGAGGAGGCCGGTGTGCCCTCGGGGCCGATCAACAATTTCGAGCAGGTGTTCTCCGACCCGCACGTCCAGTCGCGCGGGATGCGCGTGAAGGTCAACCACCCCTTCGAGCCCGATCTGTCGCTGGTCCGCAACGCGCTGACGCTCTCGGAGACCCCGATCAAGGACTACCGTGCCCCGCCGCTTCTGGGCGAGCACACACAGGAGGTGCTGGGCGGCAAGCTCGGCTATGATGCCGGCAAGATCGAGGCGCTGAAGCAGCAGGGCATCATCTGA